From a single Salvelinus namaycush isolate Seneca chromosome 14, SaNama_1.0, whole genome shotgun sequence genomic region:
- the LOC120059581 gene encoding SAP domain-containing ribonucleoprotein-like, producing the protein MGLNEDDVLGEEPEDLTKEDAITEDNDKKPIVSEETAEKKVVKITPPASVDERVQKRAERFNVPASADGKKAIRAARFGLPAAAPPTSTPGVTVNKSTVSNPNM; encoded by the exons ATGGGCCTAAATGAAGATGATGTTCTGGGAGAAGAGCCAGAG GACCTCACGAAAGAGGATGCCATCACTGAGGATAATGACAAGAAACCCATAGTGTCTGAGGA GACGGCTGAAAAGAAAGTGGTAAAAATCACACCCCCAGCGTCTGTGGATGAG AGGGTACAGAAAAGAGCAGAACGCTTCAATGTCCCTGCGTCAGCTGATGGCAAGAAGGCCATACGTGCTGCCCG GTTTGGTTTGCCCGCTGCTGCACCCCCAACTTCCACCCCAG GTGTTACTGTGAATAAGTCCACTGTGAGTAATCCAAATATGTGA